From a region of the Sesamum indicum cultivar Zhongzhi No. 13 linkage group LG3, S_indicum_v1.0, whole genome shotgun sequence genome:
- the LOC105157604 gene encoding uncharacterized protein LOC105157604, translating to MAEDTSSLKDLAVPSAQSLHSSISAPLIQVDNLELKLALVSMVQHNQFGGLPAENPNLHLSVFLHCCEVLNLSGVSSDAIKLKIFPFSLRDEARAWLHSLPAQSITTWEQLSEAFLAKYFPPSRKAQLCQQILCFLQKEDESLRDAWERFNKLLRFCPNHGFEKWLLLNTFYDGLNYHTRMLVNAASGGAFMNKPVTDGYSLIEVMAENQYQWSNERVVPEMSPSRSNVDSLTVLVDTVTAIAQKLNELEAELQNQRALLGSMQMMIQTIYDWHLRQGHILPPPQ from the coding sequence ATGGCAGAAGACACAAGCTCCTTGAAAGATCTTGCGGTACCAAGTGCTCAAAGTTTGCACTCAAGCATTTCAGCACCTTTAATTCAAGTTGACAATCTCGAGCTCAAACTGGCCCTCGTTTCTATGGTACAACACAATCAATTCGGAGGCTTACCAGCAGAAAACCCGAACTTGCATCTCTCTGTATTTCTACATTGCTGTGAAGTTCTGAATCTTTCTGGTGTCTCATCGGATGCCATTAAGCTCAAAATATTCCCATTTTCTTTACGAGATGAAGCAAGAGCTTGGTTGCATTCATTACCAGCACAATCCATTACTACTTGGGAGCAGCTGTCAGAAGCATTCCTAGCAAAATACTTTCCTCCAAGTAGGAAAGCCCAACTCTGTCAGCAAATCCTTTGTTTCCTTCAGAAGGAAGATGAATCGTTGCGTGATGCATGGGAGAGATTTAACAAACTCTTGAGGTTTTGCCCTAATCATGGTTTCGAGAAGTGGCTTCTCCTTAATACTTTTTATGATGGACTGAACTACCATACAAGGATGCTGGTAAATGCTGCATCCGGTGGAGCATTTATGAATAAACCTGTGACAGATGGCTATTCTCTGATTGAAGTTATGGCTGAGAACCAGTATCAATGGTCAAACGAGAGAGTAGTACCGGAAATGAGCCCAAGTAGGTCCAATGTTGATTCATTGACTGTACTTGTTGATACGGTGACTGCTATAGCCCAAAAGCTTAATGAGTTGGAGGCTGAACTACAGAATCAACGTGCACTTCTTGGGAGTATGCAGATGATGATACAAACCATATATGATTGGCACTTGCGACAGGGACACATCCTACCTCCGCCTCAATAG
- the LOC105157605 gene encoding uncharacterized protein LOC105157605 — MAEDTSSLKDLAVPSAQSLHSSISAPLIEVDDLALKLALVSMVQDNQFGGLPAENPNLHLSVFLHCCEVLNLSGVSSDAIKLKLFPFSLRDEARAWLHSLPAQSITTWEQLSEAFLANYFPPSRKAELCQQILCFVQKEDESLRDAWERFNKLLRFCPNHGFEKWLLLHSFYDGLTYDTKMLVNAASGGAFMDKTVTDGYSLIEVMAENQYQWSNERVVPEMSPSRSNVDSLTVLVDTVTAIAQKLNELEAELQNQRALLGSMQMMIQTIYDWHLRQGHILPPPQ, encoded by the coding sequence ATGGCAGAAGACACAAGCTCCTTGAAAGATCTTGCGGTACCAAGTGCTCAAAGTTTGCACTCAAGCATTTCAGCACCTTTAATTGAAGTTGACGATCTCGCGCTCAAACTGGCCCTCGTTTCTATGGTACAAGATAATCAATTCGGAGGCTTACCAGCAGAAAACCCGAACTTGCATCTCTCTGTATTTCTACATTGCTGTGAAGTTCTGAATCTTTCTGGTGTCTCATCGGATGCCATTAAGCTCAAATTGTTCCCATTTTCTTTACGAGATGAAGCAAGAGCTTGGTTGCATTCATTACCAGCACAATCCATTACTACTTGGGAGCAGCTGTCAGAAGCATTCCTAGCAAACTACTTTCCTCCAAGTAGGAAAGCCGAACTCTGTCAGCAAATCCTTTGTTTTGTTCAGAAGGAGGATGAATCGTTGCGTGATGCATGGGAGAGATTTAACAAACTCTTGAGATTTTGCCCTAATCATGGTTTCGAGAAGTGGCTTCTCCTTCATAGTTTTTATGATGGACTGACCTACGATACAAAGATGCTGGTAAATGCTGCATCCGGTGGAGCATTTATGGATAAAACTGTGACAGATGGCTATTCTCTGATTGAAGTTATGGCTGAGAACCAGTATCAATGGTCAAACGAGAGAGTAGTACCGGAAATGAGCCCAAGTAGGTCCAATGTTGATTCATTGACTGTACTTGTTGATACGGTGACTGCTATAGCCCAAAAGCTTAATGAGTTGGAGGCCGAACTACAGAATCAACGTGCACTTCTTGGGAGCATGCAGATGATGATACAAACCATATATGATTGGCACTTGCGACAGGGACACATCCTACCTCCGCCTCAATAG
- the LOC105157606 gene encoding thionin-like protein 2, whose product MEMRNVIRAVVLVVLAVGMLTERSSASFKDCYTKCFIFCMIEPSQTLCSCTTHCLKDCIFQEVQNDLREDSDNLAFCKLGCAFSMCSGFSSKRTPNGEKVDDCVGSCSNKCIKSYASP is encoded by the exons ATGGAGATGAGGAATGTAATAAGGGCAGTTGTGTTGGTAGTGTTGGCTGTGGGGATGCTGACGGAGAGATCTTCTGCCTCTTTCAAAGACTGCTACACCAAATGCTTTATTTTCTGCATGATTGAACCTTCTCAGACACTGTGTTCATGCACCACCCACTGCTTGAAAGACTGCATCTTCCAAGAAGTACAGAACGATCTCCGTGAAGATTCAGACAACCTTGCCTTCTGCAAACTTGGCTGCGCCTTCTCCATGTGCTCAGGTTTCAGCAGTAAACGTACTCCCA ATGGGGAGAAGGTTGATGACTGTGTGGGATCCTGCTCGAATAAGTGCATCAAGAGCTACGCGTCGCCTTAG